A section of the Centroberyx gerrardi isolate f3 chromosome 8, fCenGer3.hap1.cur.20231027, whole genome shotgun sequence genome encodes:
- the eeig1a gene encoding early estrogen-induced gene 1 protein, which produces MAFFVKKKKFKFQTQLTLEELTAVPFVNGVLFCKLRLLDGDFAATSSREEVQENCVRWRKRFNFVCKMSANPHTGVLDPSVCRVSVRKELKGGKAYTKLGFTDLNMAEFAGSGSTVRCCLLEGYDTKNTRQDNSILKVIIGMTLLSGDPCFKTPPSTAKCISIPGQEHALQLDCKGEGTAEPGPAGGVSLGRTSKPRPSIVSSGLLEESELNQSGPAEVFQSGHSRNSSYASQHSRISGYSTEHSCSSSLSDLTHRRNTSTGSSTSGGPGVTADTPPAEGDKDSCRPERPPRPPRPVLPLNRPPRRKQDSVESHPSWVNDTRMDADDIVEKIVQSQNFADINNTEDSNLRLFVSRDGTTALSGIRLGNRVPAGRYEPVVIESH; this is translated from the exons ATGGCTTTCTTCgtgaaaaagaagaaattcAAGTTCCAGACGCAGCTGACCCTGGAGGAGCTGACCGCGGTGCCTTTTGTCAACGGAGTTTTGTTCTGCAAACTGCGGCTGCTGGATGGGGATTTCGCTGCAACTTCCTCCAG AGAGGAGGTTCAGGAAAACTGTGTTCGCTGGAGGAAGAGGTTTAACTTTGTGTGTAAGATGAGCGCCAACCCCCACACCGGAGTCCTGGACCCCTCCGTCTGCAGGGTGTCGGTCAGGAAG GAACTCAAAGGAGGAAAAGCATATACGAAG CTGGGCTTCACAGACCTCAACATGGCGGAGTTTGCTGGCTCTGGCTCCACTGTgcgctgctgtctgctggaggGATACGACACAAAGAACACACGGCAGGACAACTCCATACTGAAG GTGATCATCGGGATGACCCTCCTGTCTGGAGATCCGTGTTTTAAAAC CCCTCCCAGCACAGCGAAGTGCATCTCCATCCCGGGCCAGGAGCACGCCCTGCAGCTGGACTGCAAGGGGGAGGGGACCGCCGAGCCCGGGCCGGCCGGGGGCGTCTCTCTGGGCAGGACCAGCAAGCCGAGACCCTCCATCGTCAGCTCAG GTCTTCTGGAAGAGTCTGAGCTGAACCAGTCCGGTCCTGCAGAAGTCTTCCAGTCGGGTCACTCCCGTAACTCGAGCTACGCCAGCCAGCACAGCCGGATCTCAG GCTACAGCACCGAACactcctgctcctccagcctGTCCGACCTCACGCACCGCAGGAACACCTCCACAGGCAGCAGCACCTCGGGGGGCCCGGGTGTCACCGCCGACACCCCCCCCGCAGAGGGCGACAAGGACAGCTGTCGCCCGGAAcgacccccccgccccccccggcCCGTCTTACCCCTCAACAGGCCCCCCAG GAGGAAGCAGGACTCGGTGGAGAGTCACCCCTCCTGGGTGAACGACACCCGCATGGACGCCGACGACATCGTGGAGAAAATCGTCCAGAGCCAAAACTTTGCGGACATCAACAACACTGAAG ACAGCAACCTGCGTCTGTTCGTCAGCAGAGATGGAACCACTGCACTCAGTGGCATCAGGCTGGGAAACAG